From Daucus carota subsp. sativus chromosome 6, DH1 v3.0, whole genome shotgun sequence:
TTACTTACTAGGTTCCTATAACTCTAGTGGTGCTAGATTCTGTGTCTCTTCGTCCAACAATTCTTGCCAAGCCAAAGTCAGAAATCTTCAGGTTCATCTCATCATCTAGTAAAATATTGCTTGCTTTCATATCTCGATGAATAATTCTCAATCTAGAATCTTGATGAAGATAGAGAAGCCCTCGAGCTACTCCTATTATGATGTCAAATCGTGCTGCCCAGTTCAGTAACATACTTCGATTTGAATCTAGCAAGGTTTACGCCATTTAGAATGTTGTAGTATATTAATTTCACCCATAAAAGAAAAAGTCTCATAAATATCAAGGTCAGGAATGATGGCTAACCAAATATTAAAGCATCTAAACTTTTGTTTGGCATGTACTCGTAGAGTAAAATCTTTTCTTTCCCCTTGATGCAGTACCCCAAAAGCCTGACAAGATTCCGATGCTGAAGTTTAGCAATCAGCACCACCTCATTCTTGAACTCCTTCAAACCTTGCCCAGAGTTGCTTGACAGCCGCTTTACAGCAATCTCTACTCCACCTGGAAACATTCCCTGATAAAATCCTCAGACACTCGTTAAGTTATTCATCATATACTAAACACTGCTAATTTTGTATGGTACTCCCTCTGGACTCTGGTCCATtagtttgactttttacacataacTTTAGGTGTTTTGACCATAtagcaaaaattaatatttttttgaatttttttcctatataaaaatataacataaatattttatttagaattttttttaaaaaaatactaattttagaTAGGAGGTTAAACCTTTTAAAGAGGGAGTAGATAGTAAGCCACCTTGTAAACAGGGCCAAATCCCCCTTCTCCAAGCTTATATGCCTTTGAAAAGTTGTCTGTGGCACCCACTATGCTCTCCAATTcaaagaaaggtacatcaatgTCTTTTTTGTCATCTTCTCCAAATTGATCTTCATTATCAGACAACTGAAGGGCTTGATTTTCTTTGATATTTCGAGCTGGAAACAAAAACATAGATATACAAAATATTTGATGTCATGATTCAAAACTTTGACACCCTGCAAGATTTATAGAAACTTTACACATCTGATATTACCAATACCTTTTCTTTTCGCCACGATCCTTCTGTAAAAAATGCAGGTAAGGCTGCAAAGTAGTGCAACTGCAAATATCACAGTGGCTGGTATAATAATTATCCTCCAGTTAGTTGGCGAGGAACCATTGTCTCTTGGTTGATTCACTGCTGAAGCTGGAGGATTCGATCCCAGGTCTGAAAAAGAAGATATGACACTAGATATGTTTACACAAGCTTTTCTACTCCTGCAAAATTAGTTATGACCATTCGGTACTAGCAAAAATAGTTCTTATTTAACAGTACTTATTTTATTAGCAAATATAATATACGAAACTAGTCTaattcataattataaatactcttagggtcgtttggttcaaatagtggtatcgggttggaatcaggaatcgggttaagttggtatggggttgaggtatcatttgtgatatcatgtgtttggttgagtgctggaatgTATaggtttgatttaaaatatttttacattattaattttaataattttaaaatattaagttaattattaatttaatatatttttaattcaatgaattatatttgtattaaattttacattaaattgttaaaattgaaacgaAAATAGTGTAAATAAAGTTCATTCCTCATACCCCTccttcatacccacctcccccttGGGTATGAGAAACCTATACCTTGGGGATTTGAGGAATgtgtttgaaattattttttcccCAACCAAAGACggggtatggggttggaatgatCTAaaccgattcctcattccagaATTGCTCGAAACAAACGACCGTGGATGGACTCCACTCTTACTAATCTACTTCCAATTATGTCGGTTTGTATTTGTTATTATAGAATTTGTAACATCTTTTACAcagttttttattattagacaTCATTTGATTTTTTTCCCCCTTTTATGTTATTGATTTAAGTCATTTTTTGAATcatgtatttatataaatatatgacaaatatcatttatattttagtagAGCGAACTTAATTACGAATTATATTAGCAAAATATAGAACGGAGCAAGTAACATATGTGAACAGATTAATAATAATTCAATGAATAAGTATATGAGTTATAAGAATATTTCTCCAAAAGAACTGAGATGaacacaaaatattataaatcttgatatataacacaaatttaaaaaaatcatttgattatctatttaagaaaaattcaaCAGCGAAATGATTACACGTATgtttaattttgattatatttgtagatgccgtatggtatttaattattaaattattaatttttttaagaatatattGTAAAAGAAATAACGGGAGACATAAAAATATTACCATTATCTGAAGGGGGGTCGACACGGAAGAAGATAGGGACACCATCAGATCCCTCCTGAATATCTTCAAGATTATCGAACCAAAACCAGCACCCACTGTTCCTGTCATTCGTCTTATTACTACCATAAGAGTAGGCTTGGCAATTACATTCTTTTAAGCATTTCAAGTTGCACATATCCTCTGAAATTTCACCATTAAAATTCGGTGTGTTTGACCGCACCATTTTCACATTTAGTTGGACGTAAGATGTATCGTTCAGGCGGCGTGTACATTTACTCGGTTTCTTTATGCAACCCCCAGAAAAATCACCTGCCTTCCAATCGTCCCCATTAATAGGTTCAAACCCAGGGAAACAGGTGCACGACGTCGTATTAGGATTTTGAGGCTCGGGTCGACATTTACCAGAATGACCGCAAACTTGGAATTCACTGCATGGCCCTTTTGGTTCGGACCATAAAATTAACCATCTTTTTTGGCCAAAATCCCAGCTCAAGTACTCAATCTCCCCATTAGACTGCATAAACAACCTTGGTGGAATAATAGCTTTCCTTCTATGGGTAACGGCATTGGTTAACAATGTGGAAACTGAGGGACTCATTTGTTTAGGCAGGAAGCTAGTGGTAGAATCTCCCCCACTCTTCCAGTAAGCTGTAATTAACTCGGATTTCGTAATTTTGTATCCTCCGCCTCCTCCAGTCTCTTCATCCAACTTAAACGAGAAGTTTCCAGGTGCAGGATCTTCCTTACTTTTCCATGACGTCAAATTGAGATTCCCGTCCATTTTCATTCCTGGAAGAAACGTATCAGTTGGATTCTCGAAGCTTTCCCACAATGTTTCGCCTCGATCATTCGTCAGCACCAAGTTACCAGTGTCGTACAGTTTAGCGATCCAAAGCTTTGAATTGGGGCCAACATATGTGGagaaatatatactataattacCACTGTCGTCAGACACCTCCAGGTCACCCCGTTTTGCGTCTATGCCAAAAGTTCCATTAACACCGGTTGGTATTGGCTTGTCTCGGATGGCCACCCATACAATCACTCCCGGACTGTTGGAGTACCATATTCCAACGTATCGACCACTGCTTCCGTTAGGTGTAAAAAAACCCAGCCGGAAAATTTTGCTAGCTGCCACGATTTCTTCCCCGTCGTGGATCCAGGTGCCTGCCCTTATGCTATCTGTTCCTGAACAAAAATATTGCAGATGACATAAAAATAACAGAAATGTGCACAAGAAGGAGATTGATTTATGAGTATGTGGATGTGCCATTTTAATTTCCTTTCCTCTGGGAGAAAACAAAGTGAGTAGACTTCATATATGAGAAACAAAACATAGAGTCAACACACAAAAATTCTCCGCCACTCGACGATCACTCGATTGTCTATCAGCAATAAGAAATTTCTGTGTGCACGAACTAGATTCCAAAATCAATTGGAAAATGCGCGCGAGCTGGCAGCTAACTTTTTCATGACATGTCTAAAGACTCGTGTGGCTCAAAATAAGAATTACTTTTCCTCGTCGGGCCTGTTTTATaaatcggtttttctagtgtgtgctcatagAGGAACACACAAGcatcaaattttataagtttggtgATTTTTGATTGGCTCATGCTTCTTTATAATGGTGGATCCCCTGCAAATTCACCTGCAAATTCACctgcaaattcaccaaccacaccaacactacaagaaaaatgacTAAAAGCCACCGCCAATATGCGGTCGCTTTTAGCTAAAAGCGACCGAAATGAGTTGGTAGCAAATAAGAGGGTCGCTTTTATTACTTCCGGTCGCTTTTATATAAAAGCGACCGATTTTTGGTcgcttttattttatttgagatTGATCATTTTTGCTTCAatattttgatgaaaatttgaatttgCCGCCTAAAGACATCAAATTCCACCAATATTGGTGGAATTTGAAAAGCAACCACCATTTCTGCCGGTCGCTTTTATatggttatttttataaaaaaaaaaccctgCAGATTATTTTTGTTGGGATCTCCTATTTACTAGTAATAATCATATCAGAAGAATTTATGAAATcttaaacttaaaatacacataACTTTCAACACAAACATTTATTACAAACCACAAAAGTTAAGCTATTCGGACATTACGATTACATCGATATCATAAAAAGAACTACAAGTCCCCTAGATAATTCAGAAACTAGTTATCATTGGCCAAAAAAACGTCCCAGTACACATTATGGCACACAGCCTCAAATGATATGCACATCCACTGTACAAGGCCTTTGCACTTCAGAACCTGATGTTTGATCATCACTCTTCTAGTATTTTAAAAGGTCTTCTTCCAGAATCTGATAATCACATGAACTAGAGTATCCAACTCAAAAACATGTAATACAATATTAAGCGTTcagaacaaaaataaataaagcatTCGATACATAGCAAAGGGATTCAGAGACcaagaaaatataaaagtaaaacTAGGATATTTACGCAAGATAGGGGAGTACATCTAAGTGAACTTCATCCATTACGACACTGCAGTTCCATAAAACAGTTAATTTCCATGCACACTGTAACTACATACTAAAAACAGAACGATAATCTGTACAAGAGAGTAGTCCAACTTCATACCGATATTTGTCAAGATCATCATCTTTCAGTGTCTCACGCAAAAGCACACCTTCAGTCATATACTGGTCAAAAGTATAATAGTGTAAGTAACATAGCAAGACAACTTCAAGAACTAAATTTAAGCAATTCTACAAAGCAGTCAGGACTGATTAGTCAATTACACAATATACTGCCACATATTTGCAGCAGATTTGAGAAATAAAAATCTCCCTCAAGACAGGAGAGGTAACATACACATTCTCATTTTTAAAAACTGCAAGTGAATAAATCAGACATGTTGAAATAGAGCTGCATTTACAAAACTAATGTTTACCTTTATTACAGTGTTTGGCCCAGTCACATCCTCGAAACGAATTGCACATAACCAACTAGATCACCAAGTTCAGTTTCCATCTCTTCGCTTACTCTTTTGGCAACACTCATTGCAGCCACACACCTTGGTTGAGTTCAGCCTACTTCATGAATCTGAAATTGAACTTGAAAAACAgagaaaaataaacaaattttcatttttggttgccCGCTAGAATTTTATTCCAGACTTTGAAGTAACAAGCACAATGTCACACGATGTGTgggcatatacacacacacacacacacacataaaagaACATGATTACATAAGTTTCTTCACTGCTATTCATTTTATTCACTTGTGTTATTCACTGCTGTTCATTTTGTACAACTACTACTTTGATGTCTGCACTAAAAGAACATGATTACATAGGTTTATCAGAACTGGATGCAGCTCCTAATAAGCTCTCCTCAACTGATGTTTCAAATGATAATGAGAAAAACAACCTTAAAGAGACTGAGATGAGGCCTGGGTTACCTGGGCTTGGTTTGTcataaaaccaaataaaatcaGGGAATTTGTCTCTATCAAAATGCTTGCATTCAACACGATATAACACGATGCTCACAACTGAAAAAAAATCAGTTATAAGATAATATCACTACAGCAAGACATCAAAGGGGACATGGTAAATGTAACATAAGTCAAATTATTGATCTAAGGTAAACCtggtttggggggggggggggcattgTAGGTGCCTTGTAAATATATATCTGAGAGTATAATCCATATTTTTACCCTGAGCTCTCCATATATGGGTTCTACAGAATTCAAGACTTCAGTTAACTATGAAATTTGATAGCGTTATCACTAAACTTGTCTAATACTAGTTCTGTCCTGATTATAACCTAACCACTGATAATACCAGTGTgtcacaaaacaaaataaaaaaccaaACAATATCAAGCAACAAAGATTATGAGGAAAAAACATACCTAAAATAACCGATTGAAAGCAGGAATAGAGTTGGACATGATGAAGTCACCGTGAATCGAAGTCGAAACATCAAACCCTAAATCACCTGGAAACCCCCAAATTAGCaatatatatctaaaattaAAGGATGATATCCTAAATTCAACAATACACATAAAATACAGGGCTGAAGAGAGAACTCGGAATTAAGAGAGTGAGAGAGTGAATGAGCGAGAGTGAGTTCAAAGAGAGAGACTGGTAAAAGGGGGAAATGGCACCTATTTTCATCTGGAGGGAAGATGACCGCCTATTTTTTTTTACCTTCTCCTTTACCTTCTTTATCGAATTATATATTggaggaaagttctatggagaccgctatttcatcgaagacctcggagaccacgtatattctgcaatcaaaacactataaaataaattattttgtaaaatatgttctacaaatatcatgtattcattaaaattgttgaagatcatttatgtttaataagtagataatgtaTGTTTTATAAGTttaacaaatgttctgcaaactaaatatatttcatagaacaaaacattttgtaatgttccacatgtaaaacttatatgatatttaagattttaaatgaaataatgatttcatagaacatgatttgcaaaactatacgttttgcaatgtttttatgaaatattttacttgcagaacatatgtggtctccGGGTCTCCGAAAAAAATATGATCTCCGTTGAACTTAActcttatatattatatatattatattaaaagctTTAAATtctgataaaaaatt
This genomic window contains:
- the LOC108225177 gene encoding G-type lectin S-receptor-like serine/threonine-protein kinase At4g03230; translated protein: MAHPHTHKSISFLCTFLLFLCHLQYFCSGTDSIRAGTWIHDGEEIVAASKIFRLGFFTPNGSSGRYVGIWYSNSPGVIVWVAIRDKPIPTGVNGTFGIDAKRGDLEVSDDSGNYSIYFSTYVGPNSKLWIAKLYDTGNLVLTNDRGETLWESFENPTDTFLPGMKMDGNLNLTSWKSKEDPAPGNFSFKLDEETGGGGGYKITKSELITAYWKSGGDSTTSFLPKQMSPSVSTLLTNAVTHRRKAIIPPRLFMQSNGEIEYLSWDFGQKRWLILWSEPKGPCSEFQVCGHSGKCRPEPQNPNTTSCTCFPGFEPINGDDWKAGDFSGGCIKKPSKCTRRLNDTSYVQLNVKMVRSNTPNFNGEISEDMCNLKCLKECNCQAYSYGSNKTNDRNSGCWFWFDNLEDIQEGSDGVPIFFRVDPPSDNDLGSNPPASAVNQPRDNGSSPTNWRIIIIPATVIFAVALLCSLTCIFYRRIVAKRKARNIKENQALQLSDNEDQFGEDDKKDIDVPFFELESIVGATDNFSKAYKLGEGGFGPVYKGMFPGGVEIAVKRLSSNSGQGLKEFKNEVVLIAKLQHRNLVRLLGYCIKGKEKILLYEYMPNKSLDALIFDSNRSMLLNWAARFDIIIGVARGLLYLHQDSRLRIIHRDMKASNILLDDEMNLKISDFGLARIVGRRDTESSTTRVIGTYGYMAPEYALEGQFSVKSDAFSFGVVVLEIVSGKKNTGFFDPQLALSLLGYTWNLWKEKKPLALLDETLVGSCNDSEVVKCITVGLLCVQEDPNDRPDMSKVVFMLNGETETLPNPKQPAFITRNRFEGTTSSSNKLETQSNNEITFSVEDGR